AAGAACTTGAATCGGCGTAgctgaacctagagccacaaaattTAGTTGTAGAAtgtcatataggtttgtgctttgttttataTTGTTTGTGCTTAGACAGGACATAGGATTATTCTATAAGGTAGGGATTTTTGAAGACCAGGAGAAtggttgattttcgaggacgaaaatgaataaggtggggataatgtaaggaccctcaagctcgtcaatgctattagactagtcaagagaggTCTTAGCTGTTAATAACTCGACTAGTTTAACACGGACGTTAATtagtaggaattaatctaacaacgatttagatacgaaattagtaccgttgaatagatctcgaaaagttatgtgagatggactactcgaacgtgtcattcggataccggatgaaGAAAGATTTCATCAGATTAGTCGAAGGACAAATTAGTCATTTTTCTATCAACCCGACCTGGGATTCCCATATCATTTGGGTGAGTTCCTTTATCATTTGTATTTGGCCTTATCAAAACCAAGCGAGCAGATAAGCTCATTCAATCTTcttatttctctttctttcttctttcttcttctttcttcttcctctttcccctgttcttctctGCTCGTGTTTCCCTGAGAAGATTTTGTGATTAAGATATCAGAAACTTAAGAGAAACATTAAGAGTTGATCGTTGGTGATGTTGTTGTGTTTGTTTTAGCACAGGATGAAGAGAATGGAGTTGCTGTTGTAAATCGAACGTAGGAtttctgaagttagggtttgtgaagaaTTGAAAGGTGAATTGGGTTGCTGTTGGATGAAGAATAATAGGGTTGTAGTTGAATTAAAGTTCTGAGGTAGTTTTGAAGATGAATCAATAGTTAGGGTTTCTTAGAAATTGAAATAGGGTTTGTGAGAAAAGCcacagaagatgaaattgatactCTTGAGGAATTATTAGAGATGGGTTTGATATCAATTAGAATTTGGAGTTGAAGAATAAATTGAAATGGATAGTTAGGGTTTGAGCAGTGATTATGAAGTTATTGAATTTAACTGATGAGATGTGGAATCAAGTCAAAGCAAAGAATATTTGATTCAACTGTTTGGGGTGAAGCTGaattgaggtaattgttcttatTAGTTAAATCAATTCAAGTTTATTAATGAGTTTATAAGTTTCTCAATGAATTAAGAATAAAAATGGATATGGTGGGTATGTTCTTGAGTTATATCGTGGTTAGGTTTGTGCTGAATCACAGTGAAAGGATATAGGAGGGTTTGAGTGCACTTGAATCGTTTGTGAATGATTTTAGAATAAAACTGTATATGCAAATGATATAATGATGGTGTTGCAGTTCAtgagtttgttgttgttgtggatgaATCTAATCCAGATAGAGGATGAACAACTGTAAAGGATTATGGTTTGTGTTTAAGTTCATTGCTTAGCTGCAGTGGTGAGGATTTGGAGGTGCGAGTGAACTTCAGTAAGAAGAATGGTCTTACAGTTGAGGATGgtgtgtatgaaaagaagaaccaaTGTTATTGGATTGAATTTAGTAGTGCAGTTGAAGGGCACAGGATGTacttggtggtggtgaagtgaaGGTGAATTTCTGATAGACTCAGAATATGTTAGTGATGCAATTGTATTCTCATGGTTATTGTTTGACTAGCTCAAGTGGTTGCAGAATTGGGACTGGTGGCAATGTGGTTGAACTGGTGTGCACAAGAAGTTGCAGATGGTTGAATGAATTTACTGCTGTGTTGTGAACTGTGTTGCAACAATACGTCAAAACTTCTTTTTTTGGCGTATCAATACGTATTGTATGGATACGTGTATCCAATACGTCCAATACGGCCAATACCAACTGTATAATCCTTTTTTTCAGTTAAAATACCAAAAGTTGGATAAGAAGCAACAGCTGTCCATATATTTCTTTAATACTAATAAAATTTAGATATTTATCACCAGCTGTCATCACCCCCTCCAGTCAATACTTATCCCAAACTTTCTCCTCCTCCTCTTAATCTCAACACTTATCTGATTACCTCTAACTCTCTCTGTTTTATCTCCTCCAAAACCAGTAGAATACCCAAACCCTATTTATCCCAGATACTGATATACAACTATgagcaagaaaagaaaagacgcaAATCTCAACACCCCCCTTTGGAATTATGttgaaaaacaaggaaaaagtGACGAAGGTGGTGGAAACAATAAAATCCAGTACACAATATGTAACTATATATTCTTTGGTTCTTATACTCGGGTGAAAGCCCATCTTCTTCGTATAGAAGGACAAGGTGTTAAGATATGTGAGGGCATAGATCCTGATAGTTTTGAGGAATTGAAGAAGTTATCAGAAGATGCTGACATGAGAAGCCAACATACAAAAACAGGTAGTCTTATTCCATTACCAGGTGTTGAAAATTATGGAACTGTGGCAAGAAAAGGTGATAAGGCTTACGGAAATTTGTTTAATGAGAGTGCTAGAGATAAGATGGATCATACAATTGGGAGGTTTTTCTTTGGTTGTGGTATAGCTTTTAATAATATCCGTTCTCCATTATTCAGAGATATGATCCAATGTGCAGCAAATAGTAACATTGCAGGTTATATTCCACCTAGTGCACAGAGATTGAGCACTAAACTCCTGGAAGAAGAGAAAAGGAATGTAGACAATATGTTAATACCTATCAAGAGTGGATAGAAAAGGAATGGTGTTTCGATTTTGAGTGATGGATGGTCTGACAATAATAGTAGACCTCTAATAAATTTCATGGGAGTCTCTAGTAGTGGTCCTGTGTTTTTGAAGGCAGTTGATACTTCAGGAAACTATAAGGATGTTGCCTACTTGGCTAGTTTTTTTAAGAACACCATTGAAGAAGTTGGGGTTAAGAATGTTGTACAATTGATTACCGACAATGCACCTGTGTGCAAGGCAGCTGCTATGCAAGTGGAGAACACTTTCAAGCATATCTTTTGGACTCCATGTGTAGCACACACACTGAACTTGGCCTTGAAAGATCTATGCGAGTGCAAGCCGACAACCAAACACCAAGGAAGATTTGAAGAGTTTCAGTGGATGCAAGACTTGGTTACAGAAGGAAGAGCAGTCAAAATATTTGTTGCGAATCACTCAAAAGCTTtaaaaatttacaagaaatatgcTACACTAAAGTTGCTGAGCTATGGTGAAACAAGGTTTGCTACTAACCTGATTATGTTGCTCCGTTTGGTTGAAGTTAAATCAGCTTTGTCGGCCATGGTGATGGACAAAGATTGGAAAGATTACAAAGGGGAAGACGTTGCTAAGGCACTACTGATTAAGAATaggatttgtgatgatgattggTGGGAAAAGGTATGTTACTTGATCAATCTCACTGCACCAATTGTTGATTTCTTGAGGTTCACCGACACTGACAAACCATCTTTGCACAAAGTGTATGATATGTGGGATACCATGATTGAAAGGGTAAGGCTAGTGATATATGAACATGAGGATAAAAATCTTGAAACAGGATCATCTTCTTTTTATGATCAAGCACATGACGTTCTTGTGCGAAGATGGAACAAGAGCAACAATCCGCTAATATGTTTGGCTCATTGTTTAAATCCAAAATTCTACAGTGATGAATGGATTGAAGGTGGGTTGAATCGTGTTCATCCACATCGTGATGAGGAGTTATCAAATGGTAGAATCACTTTCTTTGAGAGATTATTTACTATCTCGGAAGATAGAAAAGCAATTACAGATCAGTATGGTGCATTTTCTGGATGCAGTCTGGGCTTCTCTAGTTGGATCTCTCAAAGAGATAGGAATACAGAAGATGCTGCATCATGGTGGAACAACTATGGATCTTCTGCACCTTTGCTAGCTAAGTTGGCTGACAGTTTGATGAACCAACCATGCACCGCTTCTAGTGCTGAGAGAAATTGGTCAACGTATTCGCAAATTCAAAATGCAAAGCGCAACAAGCTTGATCCACAAAGAGCAGAAGATCTGGTGTATGTTCATAGTAGTCTGAGATTGTTATCTAGAAAAGAGGATAGATATACCAAAGGGCCAACTCAATATTGGGATGTTCAAAATGATGAATCTAGTCTGAGAGCACCTACTGAACAAGAATTAGCAAACTTAGGCCTTGATAAACCTAGTTACACTCTGCCACCAAGTGGTGATTCAGAGGACATTTTAGCTACAGGTCTGAAACTATATCTACATTTCAGTGAGACCAAAAAGATAAGTGGACAGTTGAAGTTTATGCAGTGATTTTTTGACTTTTTGTACTGCCTATACAACTATGCATGTATTTTGCTAAGTTTACTAACTTATATATGTTTTGATCATGCAAACAGATGTATGTATTTTGTTATGTTTCTATCTcatatatgatatatatatattttaagacTACAGATTAATATTGAGTATTCCTTATCGCCGTATTACCATTTTTTTGTTGGTGTATCCCATTAACGTATTGGTATCCTGTATCGGATACCGTATCCGTATCGTTGCAACACAGGTTGTGAAGGAACTGAAGAAGGGTTGTTGAAGTTAGGAGCTACTGATAAGAGACTGGTGCTGAGAAGACAGATCCAGTGCAAGACTCAAGAATTGGTTTTAGTGTTATGAAGTGCAGGAAAAGGGTTGGAGGTATGTTGATTGAGAATTGAAACTAGAATGAGAATTAGGTATTGCAGTTGATATGGGTTGTTGAAGCTGTGTTTTTATGAACTGTTGGTAGAGAAAATGAAGGGATTAAAGATGTATGGGGTCAAGAGA
The nucleotide sequence above comes from Papaver somniferum cultivar HN1 chromosome 8, ASM357369v1, whole genome shotgun sequence. Encoded proteins:
- the LOC113306331 gene encoding uncharacterized protein LOC113306331, translated to MGVSSSGPVFLKAVDTSGNYKDVAYLASFFKNTIEEVGVKNVVQLITDNAPVCKAAAMQVENTFKHIFWTPCVAHTLNLALKDLCECKPTTKHQGRFEEFQWMQDLVTEGRAVKIFVANHSKALKIYKKYATLKLLSYGETRFATNLIMLLRLVEVKSALSAMVMDKDWKDYKGEDVAKALLIKNRICDDDWWEKVCYLINLTAPIVDFLRFTDTDKPSLHKVYDMWDTMIERVRLVIYEHEDKNLETGSSSFYDQAHDVLVRRWNKSNNPLICLAHCLNPKFYSDEWIEGGLNRVHPHRDEELSNGRITFFERLFTISEDRKAITDQYGAFSGCSLGFSSWISQRDRNTEDAASWWNNYGSSAPLLAKLADSLMNQPCTASSAERNWSTYSQIQNAKRNKLDPQRAEDLVYVHSSLRLLSRKEDRYTKGPTQYWDVQNDESSLRAPTEQELANLGLDKPSYTLPPSGDSEDILATGLKLYLHFSETKKISGQLKFMQ